The proteins below are encoded in one region of Alosa sapidissima isolate fAloSap1 chromosome 24, fAloSap1.pri, whole genome shotgun sequence:
- the tfam gene encoding transcription factor A, mitochondrial: protein MAPLSIMTAGINILTKSFGLFSTASLARCTCAITAATPFSTTAGGPPKRPLTGYMRFVKEQRLQVITQNPDVKAVEVIKQIAERWRVLTPEQKRPFEQAALSERNQYKTIMERYQAQLTPAQSAAMVEEKRQKRAKRKAIRKKRELNTLGKPKRPRTGFNIFMAEHFEEARGVTMQAKMKSLLEDWKNLYITQKQVYLQLAEDDKVRYKNEIKTWEEHMVDIGRQDLIRRKEITTRRTLTTKAGKKTAKSKVTKSKTAAKKTPAKKNMTATKGIKKTVRTTKKA from the exons ATGGCTCCCCTAAGCATAATGACAGCTGGCATCAACATTTTGACAAAATCGTTTGGTCTGTTCTCAACTGCATCTCTTGCAAG GTGCACATGTGCGATAACAGCAGCTACGCCTTTTAGCACGACTGCTGGGGGTCCACCCAAAAGACCACTCACAGGGTACATGCGATTTGTGAAAGAGCAGCGGCTGCAAGTCATTACACAAAATCCAG ATGTCAAAGCTGTTGAAGTTATCAAACAGATTGCGGAGCGATGGAGAGTGCTAACACCTGAGCAAAAACGA CCCTTTGAGCAGGCAGCTCTGTCTGAGCGGAACCAGTATAAGACGATCATGGAGAGGTACCAGGCCCAGCTGACGCCCGCACAGTCTGCAGCCATGGtggaagagaagagacagaaaagGGCTAAAAGAAAAGCCATCAGGAAGAAGAGG GAGCTGAATACCCTGGGGAAACCCAAGCGACCCAGAACAGGCTTCAACATTTTTATGGCGGAGCATTTTGAAGAGGCACGGGGAGTTACAATGCAG GCTAAGATGAAATCGCTGTTGGAGGACTGGAAAAACCTTTACATTACACAGAAGCAG GTGTACCTGCAGCTTGCAGAGGACGACAAAGTGCGTTACAAGAATGAGATAAAGACGTGGGAGGAGCACATGGTGGATATTGGCAGGCAGGACCTGATCAGGAGGAAGGAGATTACCACCAGGAGGACCTTGACCACCAAGGCTGGCAAGAAGACGGCCAAGTCCAAAGTCACTAAGTCAAAAACGGCAGCCAAAAAGACACCAGCGAAGAAAAATATGACCGCGACAAAAGGGATAAAAAAGACTGTAAGAACCACAAAGAAGGCGTGA
- the zgc:171971 gene encoding DNA-directed RNA polymerase III subunit RPC4, translating into MTDTGDGDSVANPGASNPRPSSFALGKGALAGRISLNSPPPGRLTSLRSRDLTLGGFKKKTFVPNVHSVRKSKDELREETRTPPKKEKREDRQRESRRRRERPQVIQSHSIFEQGPADTIRKTGSWGNTDLSDCGPSLVTKCVKKEKKVTQEDESEILQKLQRDDFLDDPGLKNDVRQRPIQLPLYQSSSFLLESSASCKEKTVTESRAPVGLGCVGPQQPAVGELFQKLSLSDQEELLFIQLPDTIPGQPASTSTETSAKKDNKPDDKNPSKLKTQEPTGKESAPVLADFSEGLIGKLQIRKSGKVQLVLGDIKLDVSEGAAFSFLQQLVSVRLSDGLTGDMSVLGNVQHKLVCSPDFQTLLQGVKRPSGSSSGKS; encoded by the exons ATGACGGACACCGGTGATGGCGATTCCGTGGCTAACCCGGGAGCCTCAAATCCTAGACCGTCTTCCTTCGCACTCGGCAAGGGAGCCTTGGCCGGACGCATATCACTGAACTCGCCTCCTCCAGGCAGGCTCACCTCTCTGCGGTCCAGAGACCTCACACTAGGCGGCTTTAAAAAG AAAACCTTTGTGCCTAATGTCCATTCAGTCAGGAAAAGCAAAGATGA ACTTAGAGAGGAGACACGCACACCACCTAAAAAGGAGAAGCGAGAGGACAGGCAGAGAGAATCCAGGCGGAGAAGAGAGCGACCTCAGGTCATACAGTCACACTCCATTTTTGAGCAAGGTCCTGCTGACACTATTAGGAAAACAG GCAGCTGGGGCAACACAGACCTGAGTGATTGTGGACCCTCACTCGTGACAAAATgtgtaaaaaaggaaaagaaagtgaCACAGGAAGACGAAAGTGAGATTTTACAAAAACTACAACGCGATGAT TTTTTAGATGACCCTGGCCTTAAAAACGATGTGCGACAGAGGCCTATCCAGCTCCCACTGTATCAGTCAAGCAGTTTCCTACTGGAGTCCTCAGCCTCTT GCAAAGAGAAGACAGTTACAGAAAGTAGAGCCCCAGTGGGTCTGGGATGTGTGGGTCCTCAGCAGCCAGCAGTGGGGGAACTCTTTCAGAAGCTCAGCCTCTCTGACCAGGAGGAACTGCTCTTCATCCAGCTACCCGACACCATCCCAGGCCAACCAGCATCAACAAGCACTGAGACATCTGCTAAAAAGGACAACAAGCCTGATGATAAGAATCCCAGTAAATTAAAAACACAG GAGCCCACGGGAAAAGAGAGTGCACCTGTTCTAGCAGATTTCTCGGAAGGGCTGATTGGTAAACTGCAGATCCGGAAGTCTGGCAAAGTGCAGCTGGTGCTGGGGGACATCAAACTGGACGTGTCCGAGGGAGCAGCTTTCTCCTTCCTACAG CAATTAGTGTCGGTGCGTCTCTCTGATGGCCTCACCGGTGACATGAGTGTGCTGGGTAACGTCCAACACAAGTTGGTGTGCTCTCCAGACTTCCAGACCCTCCTTCAGGGTGTCAAGCGACCTTCTGGCTCCTCCTCGGGAAAGTCCTGA